The Flavobacterium johnsoniae genomic sequence TTACTTCGAAATAATCCTGTAGATTTTGTTTTGGATGGTTTTGTTATTCTACGAAATAAAAATATTGAAGCAGTAAACCGTGATCACGATTTGGCTTTTACAGAAAAAGTAATTCGAATGAAAGGTTTGAAAATAAATTCTGAAGACATTATTCCGATTAAAGATTTAGCATCAATCATTAAATTTATTTCGGAGAAATATGGCATTTTTCAAATTGCTAAAAAATCATCAAAATCTGCTTATTTAGGCAAGTTAATAGAATTGAATAACGAAGAATTGACAATCGATTTTTTAGATACACGCGGTCAATTTGGAGGAGAATTAGCTTTTAATCCAGAAAAAATTCGAGTTATAGAATTTGATACTGATTATATTAATTCTTTGAAATTGGTTGTTTCTGAAGATCAGAAGAAATAGTTATAAAAAAAGCCCTTTTAATAAAGGGCTTTTCTGTTTTTTGTCATTTCGACCGAAGGGAGAAATCACACTAGTAATTCCGTATGCTATAATTGTCAATCTTTGTAGAGTTTCGAGTGAGATTCCTCGTTCCTCGGAATGACAAACTTTACGTTTAAGCTTCCGCCAATTTATTCAAAAACTCCAAACGAACACTTCCGTCTTCCTCGATTTTTGTTAAATTGATTTCTTGCAAAGTGTTTACCAATTCTGGATTCCAAGGTGTTTTTACTTTTACGTAATTTTCTGTAAATCCGTGAATATATCCTTCTTTGTTTTCTCCTTCAAAAAGAACAGTTCTATTTGTTCCTAATTGACTTTCGTAAAAAGCACGACGTTTTTTAACCGATAAACCGCGTAGCATTTTACTTCTTTTTGCTCTTACATTTGAAGGAACAACACCTTCCATATCTGCCGCTTCTGTATTATCTCTTTCTGAATATGTAAAAACGTGTAAATAAGAAATATCTAAATCATTTAAGAAATGATAGGTTTCTAAAAAGTGTTCGTCTGTTTCTCCTGGAAAACCAACAATAACATCAACACCAATACAAGCGTGCGGCATTACTTCGCGAATTTTATTGACACGATCAATATAAACTTCACATAAGTAACGACGTTTCATTAATTTTAAAATATCATTGCTTCCCGATTGTAGCGGAATATGAAAGTGCGGTACAAAAGTGCGACTTTTAGAAACGAATTCGATTGTTTCGTTTTTCAATAAATTAGGTTCGATTGAAGAAATTCTTAAACGCTCAATTCCTTCTACTTTGTCTAAAGCCTGAACTAAATCGAGAAAAGTATGTTCGTGTTTTTTATTTCCGAATTCGCCTTTTCCGTAATCACCGATATTAACACCAGTTAAAACAATTTCACGGATATTTTGAGCTGAAATCTCTTTGGCATTTTTAAGAACATTTTCTAAAGCATCACTTCTAGAAATTCCTCTAGCCAACGGAATTGTACAATACGTACATTTGTAATCGCAACCGTCCTGAACTTTTAGGAATGCTCTTGTACGGTCTCCGATTGAGTAACTTCCAACGTAAAAATCGGCTTCAGCAATTTCGCATGAATGAACTTCACCCATATCATTTTTGCTCAAATCATGAATGTAGTCGGTAATTTTGAATTTTTCTGTAGCACCCAAAACCAAATCAACGCCATCGACAGCGGCTAATTCTTCTGGTTTTAATTGTGCATAACAGCCAACAGCGGCAACAAAAGCTCTATCGTTAAGCTTCATTGCTTTTTTAACAACTTGCTTAAACTGCTTATCTGCATTTTCTGTTACAGAGCAAGTATTGATGACATAAATATCTGCTATTTCTTCAAAATCAACGCGGTCAAAACCTTCGTCGTTAAAATTTCTGGCAATTGTAGAAGTCTCTGAAAAATTCAGTTTACAACCCAGCGTATAAAAGGCA encodes the following:
- the mtaB gene encoding tRNA (N(6)-L-threonylcarbamoyladenosine(37)-C(2))-methylthiotransferase MtaB — protein: MENRKKVAFYTLGCKLNFSETSTIARNFNDEGFDRVDFEEIADIYVINTCSVTENADKQFKQVVKKAMKLNDRAFVAAVGCYAQLKPEELAAVDGVDLVLGATEKFKITDYIHDLSKNDMGEVHSCEIAEADFYVGSYSIGDRTRAFLKVQDGCDYKCTYCTIPLARGISRSDALENVLKNAKEISAQNIREIVLTGVNIGDYGKGEFGNKKHEHTFLDLVQALDKVEGIERLRISSIEPNLLKNETIEFVSKSRTFVPHFHIPLQSGSNDILKLMKRRYLCEVYIDRVNKIREVMPHACIGVDVIVGFPGETDEHFLETYHFLNDLDISYLHVFTYSERDNTEAADMEGVVPSNVRAKRSKMLRGLSVKKRRAFYESQLGTNRTVLFEGENKEGYIHGFTENYVKVKTPWNPELVNTLQEINLTKIEEDGSVRLEFLNKLAEA